Genomic DNA from Dehalococcoidia bacterium:
GACGGGCTCGCCGTGGGTTGCCTGGACCACGGCGCCGCGCCCCCCGGCTTCTCCGACCGCCTCTTCCGCTTCAATCACCTGAAGGAGGTCGTAGAAGCGCGCAACGACCTTACCGCCTTCGCCTTCCTGCCCGCCGAACTGCCCGAATATCTGACACGCGCCCGCTCGATGATCGCCAGCATCGATATCGAGGTGCCAACCGTTTTCCTCGACACCGGGCCGGCGGCGGCGCTCGGCGCCCTGCAGGATCCGCGCGTCGCCGAGCGCGACGAGCAGGTCGTCGTCAACCTCGGCAACATGCACGCGCTCGGCTTCTTCCTCAGCGGCTGCCACATTCACGCCCTGTTCGAGCATCACACGGGCTTACTCGAGAGCGATCAGATCGAGGCGATGACGGAGCGGCTCGTGGACGGCACGCTCACCCACGAAGAGGTCTTCGCCGGCCATGGTCACGGCGTCTTCTACGCCGACGGGCGCCACAGCCGCGATCCGTTCGTGGCCGTGACCGGCCCGCAACGCGGCAAGCTGCGCGGCAGCCGCCTGCAGCCGTACTTCGCGGCGCCGCACGGCGACATGATGATCAGCGGCTGCTTCGGCCTGGTGCAGGCCTTCGGCGTGCGCTATCCCGCGGCGCACGACCAGATCGCGGCCGCTCTCGGCGCCGCGGTCTAGCGCGCCTGGTGATTAGATCTGGATCTCGACGGTTTCAATCGTGTTCTGGCCGAGATTGCGCTTCCAGGCCCGCATGCCGGCCGGCTTGATTCGTGCCTGCTTCACCAGCGAGCGGGCGAAGTCCTGGTCTCCGTAGGGCACATACACGTAGAGCAGCCCGACACTGGCGAAGGTCTGCCACTTTTCCGCCGTGTCCGGCAGTCGCAGAGATCGTGACGTCTCCAGCTCGCCCAGCAGATGAACCTCGGTCGTGCTGGTGTCCATGACCACGATGTCCGGGAAGAGCAGCTCTCCGCCGGGGCCGCGCACGCCGATCGTGTGCTCGGGGCGGTTGGTATAGGTCTTGAGCTGCGGCTGCTCCGCCGTCGGATAGGCGAAGCGCGTCCGCGCCAACTGTTCAACGGCGACGTTCTGCACATTTTCGAAGTAGTCGCGGCTGGTGGTCAGCGCCGGCTCGGCGCCCGGCGGCACGTACTGGCTCTCCCGCCACACCTTATTCACCAGCGCCATCGCTGCCCGTCTCCCCTGCCGGGCGCTTCGCCGCGCCCGCCGCGTCGCCCGATGATAGGCGCATGCCGGGCCTACGATCCAGCCGCCCGCGACGGCTCACCGCGCCGGCGTGGCGTGTTGCAAAAGCGCGGCATAAAACAAGCCCTTGATATGGCATAACAGAGGGATCGCGAGCACTCACGCGGGATGGCCGTCGCTGGACGCTCGCTGGCCGCGTTGACGCCCCG
This window encodes:
- a CDS encoding DUF1786 family protein — protein: MRILAIDMGTGTQDILLFDSAGPVENCVKMVMPSATEIAARRIRRATLEKRPVLLTGVTMGGGPCHWALEAHIRAGGSAFATQEAAKTFDDDLAVVAGMGVAVVSEDEAGKLRGVERIEMRDLDLNAIRRALAAFEVPSDFDGLAVGCLDHGAAPPGFSDRLFRFNHLKEVVEARNDLTAFAFLPAELPEYLTRARSMIASIDIEVPTVFLDTGPAAALGALQDPRVAERDEQVVVNLGNMHALGFFLSGCHIHALFEHHTGLLESDQIEAMTERLVDGTLTHEEVFAGHGHGVFYADGRHSRDPFVAVTGPQRGKLRGSRLQPYFAAPHGDMMISGCFGLVQAFGVRYPAAHDQIAAALGAAV